One window of the Leptospira ryugenii genome contains the following:
- the mgtE gene encoding magnesium transporter, with translation MEEEVSKEALFRNRFDKESESFDLFLEELQNALREEKPSGLKKLLEGAHPADIASLLPSLEHEESLLLFRSLPKEDQAYTLIKMDDETLSLFLDDLEIEEISEALTYIETDETTYLLTHLTSARRELVLSKLSKRDSFEIRSQLGFRESSAGRLMSKDFATARLGDPVRKAIINVRKKAKEIEDIYQVYVTDEDGILRGFIPLKDLFLSPINTKVEKITNLDVHSFHYDTDQEEVARMFKKYDLVSAAVVDDLGGMIGRITLDDVLEIVEEEASEDILLMAGVSEDEKLSTPIMQSVKRRILWLNVNLFTAFLSSTVVAFFEDTISQIVVLATLMPIVAGLGGNAGTQSVTVVIRNLALGDLTVSNWWEAVRKEVMIGCINGIVLGSITGCLIFFVKGNMTLGLVVGAAMLVNMLVASLSGSLVPLLLKAIKIDPAIASSIFVTATTDVCGFFFFLGLATIFYKYLII, from the coding sequence ATGGAAGAAGAAGTAAGCAAAGAGGCACTCTTTCGAAACAGGTTCGACAAAGAATCTGAGTCATTCGATTTGTTCCTCGAGGAACTTCAGAACGCATTAAGGGAAGAAAAACCATCTGGCTTAAAAAAGTTGCTGGAGGGAGCTCACCCTGCGGATATTGCAAGTTTACTTCCTTCTCTTGAACACGAAGAATCACTATTACTTTTCCGCTCGCTTCCCAAAGAAGACCAAGCCTATACTCTGATCAAAATGGACGATGAGACCCTATCTCTATTTTTGGACGATTTGGAGATAGAGGAAATTTCGGAAGCGCTGACCTACATAGAGACCGATGAGACGACCTATCTTTTAACACATCTAACATCCGCTAGAAGAGAGTTGGTTCTTTCCAAACTATCAAAAAGAGATAGTTTTGAAATTAGGTCCCAGTTGGGTTTTCGCGAATCCAGTGCAGGCAGGTTAATGTCTAAAGACTTCGCAACGGCCCGTCTCGGAGATCCTGTAAGAAAGGCCATCATCAATGTGCGAAAAAAGGCAAAAGAGATTGAAGATATCTACCAAGTGTATGTCACAGATGAAGATGGGATTTTGCGAGGATTTATTCCCTTAAAGGATCTTTTTTTAAGCCCTATCAACACTAAGGTAGAGAAGATCACTAACCTGGATGTGCATTCCTTTCATTATGATACAGACCAGGAAGAGGTGGCAAGGATGTTCAAAAAGTATGACCTTGTCAGTGCGGCTGTTGTTGATGATCTCGGAGGTATGATTGGAAGAATTACACTCGATGATGTTCTAGAAATCGTCGAAGAAGAGGCCTCGGAAGATATCCTCCTCATGGCAGGGGTTTCTGAGGATGAGAAATTGAGCACGCCCATCATGCAGTCCGTAAAGAGACGGATCTTATGGTTAAATGTAAATTTATTTACCGCATTTTTATCTAGTACTGTGGTTGCTTTTTTTGAAGATACAATCTCTCAAATTGTGGTACTTGCGACCCTGATGCCTATCGTTGCTGGATTGGGAGGGAATGCGGGTACTCAGTCCGTAACAGTTGTTATCAGAAATCTGGCTTTGGGAGACCTAACTGTCTCCAATTGGTGGGAAGCAGTTCGAAAAGAAGTTATGATAGGCTGCATCAATGGAATTGTTCTTGGTTCTATCACTGGTTGTTTGATTTTTTTTGTAAAAGGAAATATGACATTGGGGCTAGTAGTTGGTGCTGCCATGTTAGTCAATATGTTAGTTGCTTCTCTCTCTGGATCACTGGTACCTTTACTTCTGAAGGCTATTAAAATCGACCCTGCTATTGCCTCATCTATATTTGTAACGGCAACTACAGATGTGTGTGGATTTTTCTTCTTCTTGGGACTTGCGACCATTTTTTACAAATACCTTATTATTTGA
- a CDS encoding OmpA family protein, whose translation MRLNNRLLSTSLVLLFPSLVYADWIYFPIEYNQLYKEKYALELQLEDLRKQYQNDLKRLEEENRNLQAKNQNLQEDLELEKRNRNADKDAYADRIRDYEIRIRGLEKKGSDKEKSLLDDAKRREEKDAKEIASLRKKLEDDEKAHLQKEQELREQYEAKIKDLKDRIRNLENEISELKQMNKNQKRELERLSDQAKELEEKLSKEINNGEIRLKRFHNKLIINIDDKISFDSGSAELKPAILPAIDKIKDILAAYPENYISVEGHTDNVPIKSKYRNNWQLSTERALAVLEQLLTNKNLNPKNFSAAGYSEYQPIVPNTSKENKGLNRRVDIVVIPRAMSQSGSSE comes from the coding sequence ATGAGATTAAATAATCGCTTACTCTCGACAAGCTTAGTACTTTTATTCCCCAGCCTAGTCTATGCAGATTGGATCTATTTCCCTATCGAGTACAACCAACTCTATAAAGAAAAGTATGCCTTAGAATTGCAACTCGAAGATTTGCGAAAACAATACCAAAATGATTTAAAACGCCTTGAAGAAGAAAACCGCAATCTGCAGGCAAAAAACCAAAACCTCCAAGAAGATTTGGAGCTTGAGAAAAGAAATCGCAATGCTGACAAAGATGCTTACGCTGACAGAATTCGTGATTATGAAATTCGGATCAGAGGATTAGAAAAAAAGGGATCAGACAAAGAAAAGTCTTTGTTAGATGATGCAAAGCGAAGAGAGGAAAAGGATGCAAAAGAGATTGCAAGTTTAAGAAAGAAACTTGAAGACGATGAAAAAGCCCACCTCCAGAAAGAACAAGAATTACGGGAGCAATACGAAGCAAAAATCAAAGATCTAAAAGACCGCATTCGCAATTTAGAAAACGAAATTTCTGAACTCAAACAGATGAACAAAAACCAAAAACGAGAGTTAGAACGTTTATCTGACCAAGCAAAAGAGTTGGAAGAGAAATTATCAAAAGAGATCAACAATGGAGAGATCAGACTCAAACGATTCCATAACAAATTGATCATCAATATTGATGATAAAATTTCCTTCGATAGCGGTTCTGCTGAGTTAAAACCAGCAATCCTTCCAGCCATTGATAAAATAAAGGACATACTTGCTGCCTACCCTGAAAACTACATTTCCGTAGAGGGCCATACGGACAACGTTCCTATCAAATCTAAATACCGAAATAATTGGCAGCTCTCTACAGAACGAGCCTTGGCAGTCTTGGAACAATTGCTCACCAATAAGAACTTGAATCCCAAGAACTTCTCTGCGGCAGGTTATAGTGAATACCAGCCAATTGTTCCTAACACAAGCAAAGAAAACAAAGGTTTAAACCGCAGGGTTGATATTGTTGTCATTCCTCGGGCTATGAGCCAATCAGGTTCCTCTGAATGA
- a CDS encoding cation diffusion facilitator family transporter has product MNDHHSHHQESLKLKKRSKLLLFLGLSGLLSIVIFFIEAIGSQESGSLALFADAGHIATDIFAHLISLLAVYFSAKKANDRFPFGYYRVEVIAALFNSLLLVCIGFFILYEAYVRMLHQVPVEPHSMLTYSLAGLVVNIISALLLSQVSQDSLNVKSTYYHVLSDLLGTVAVVIGAIIIQNTGYLLVDSILSLCLGIFIVRSSYLLLKESIQILLEASPKDFERDHFLNHLRETKHVIDIPSIKIRKLTSGVFTAELQIVVEKDADRDKVILEIHKMAKTHFGIPYVFVECIGDGLAEHLSQILVKELDLSHNHHGHHHH; this is encoded by the coding sequence ATGAACGATCACCACAGCCACCACCAAGAGAGTCTGAAATTGAAAAAAAGATCCAAACTCCTCTTATTCTTAGGTCTATCTGGTCTTCTTTCGATTGTAATCTTTTTCATCGAAGCGATTGGTTCACAAGAATCTGGTAGCCTTGCTCTCTTTGCTGATGCAGGCCATATAGCAACCGACATCTTTGCGCACCTAATTTCACTCTTAGCAGTCTACTTCTCTGCCAAAAAAGCAAACGATCGATTCCCTTTTGGATACTATCGAGTGGAAGTGATCGCAGCTCTTTTTAATAGTTTATTATTGGTTTGTATTGGATTTTTTATTTTATATGAGGCATACGTAAGGATGTTACACCAAGTTCCGGTTGAACCTCATTCTATGCTTACATATTCACTGGCAGGTCTTGTAGTGAATATCATTTCTGCGCTCCTGCTTTCCCAGGTAAGCCAAGATAGCTTAAATGTAAAAAGTACATATTACCATGTACTCAGCGATCTTTTAGGAACAGTGGCAGTTGTGATTGGAGCCATCATTATCCAAAACACTGGTTATCTTTTGGTGGATAGTATTTTGAGTTTATGTTTGGGTATTTTTATTGTGCGCTCTTCTTATCTACTCTTAAAAGAGAGCATTCAAATTTTACTCGAAGCAAGTCCTAAAGACTTTGAACGGGATCATTTCCTAAACCACCTAAGAGAGACCAAACATGTCATCGACATTCCCTCGATAAAAATTCGAAAATTGACATCAGGCGTTTTCACGGCCGAATTGCAGATCGTAGTTGAAAAAGATGCTGATAGAGATAAGGTGATTCTAGAGATACATAAAATGGCAAAGACACATTTTGGAATTCCCTATGTATTTGTAGAATGTATCGGTGATGGCTTGGCTGAGCATTTATCTCAAATCCTAGTGAAGGAATTGGACCTAAGCCACAATCACCACGGGCACCACCACCATTAA
- the uvrA gene encoding excinuclease ABC subunit UvrA, producing the protein MESFIRIRGAREHNLKNVNLDIPRDKLVVVTGLSGSGKSSLAFDTIYAEGQRRYVESLSSYARQFLGQMEKPEVDLIEGLSPAISIEQKTTHRNPRSTVGTVTEIYDYLRLLYARVGKPHCPKCGTPITSLSVDQITDRINLFPEGTKLMLLAPVVQGKKGEHKEVFEKYKKEGFNRVRVNGEVLSLDEDINLKKNLKANIEVVVDRLVMKQGIQSRMSDSVETSLKVGDGIVIAHDGEKEHLYSQRLSCPKCDDVSIPELSPRLFSFNSPFGACAHCDGLGSLLEFDEALLISDEEASLADGCIEAWGGSKSNSYWYMATITAISKKLKFNINTPWKQLSEKVKEVILYGDESIQIDYDFRGANSHYEFSRNFEGVIPNLKRRYKETKSDSMRQWFETFMTNHECEVCHGKRLRPEALAVKVNGIGIDQYTGFSITKALEFTKTSEWKGADEIISKPILKEILQRLSFLHDVGVGYLNLSRSAGTLSGGEMQRIRLATQIGSRLMGVLYILDEPSIGLHQRDNSKLVSTLKGLRNLGNTVLVVEHDKETMEEADYIIDMGPGAGVHGGEIVSFGTPDEIKKNPKSVTGKYLTGEKRILMPESRREGNGKKLQILGAHHNNLKNISVTIPLGTMTVVTGVSGSGKSTLINEILYKELASSLLGTKLVPGKHKKITGKENIDKVINIDQSPIGRTPRSNPATYTGLFTFVRELFSGLEEAKVRGYGPGRFSFNVAGGRCEKCEGDGILKIEMHFLPDVYVECEVCKGKRYNRETLEVKYKNKNISDVLDMTIEDAAVFFENIPSIKRKLETLLDVGLGYIKLGQAATTFSGGEAQRIKLSTELSKRPTGKTLYILDEPTTGLHFDDIQKLLQVLQTLVDKGNSMVIIEHNLDVIKACDYIIDIGPEGGDGGGEVIATGTPEEVAEVKTSFTGKYLKKVLQEEKTFDQKWKKAKK; encoded by the coding sequence GTGGAATCTTTCATTCGTATACGCGGCGCCCGAGAACATAACCTTAAAAATGTGAATTTGGATATCCCGAGAGATAAATTGGTGGTAGTCACTGGTCTCTCCGGTTCAGGAAAATCAAGTTTAGCCTTTGATACCATATATGCAGAAGGCCAGAGAAGGTATGTTGAATCTCTCTCTAGCTATGCGCGACAATTTCTCGGACAGATGGAAAAACCTGAGGTGGATTTGATTGAAGGTCTGTCACCAGCAATCTCTATCGAGCAAAAAACAACCCACAGAAATCCGCGCTCTACAGTAGGAACTGTCACAGAAATTTATGACTACTTGCGTTTGTTATACGCTCGCGTAGGAAAACCTCATTGCCCTAAGTGTGGAACTCCTATTACTTCTCTGTCAGTAGATCAGATCACAGATCGGATCAATCTATTTCCAGAGGGCACCAAATTAATGTTACTAGCACCTGTTGTTCAGGGTAAAAAGGGTGAGCACAAGGAAGTATTCGAAAAATATAAAAAAGAAGGCTTTAACCGCGTACGCGTGAATGGGGAAGTCTTAAGCTTAGATGAGGATATCAATCTCAAAAAAAACTTAAAAGCAAATATTGAAGTCGTAGTAGACAGATTGGTCATGAAGCAGGGTATCCAATCCAGAATGTCAGACTCCGTGGAAACTAGTCTTAAAGTTGGGGACGGGATTGTGATCGCTCATGATGGTGAAAAAGAACATTTATATTCGCAAAGACTCTCCTGTCCGAAATGTGATGATGTCTCTATCCCTGAACTTTCGCCTAGGTTGTTTTCTTTCAATTCTCCTTTTGGAGCATGTGCACATTGCGATGGTCTTGGTTCACTATTGGAGTTTGATGAAGCGCTTCTCATTTCTGATGAAGAGGCAAGTCTTGCCGATGGATGTATCGAGGCTTGGGGAGGCTCAAAATCAAATAGCTATTGGTATATGGCAACAATCACCGCCATTAGTAAAAAGTTAAAATTTAATATCAATACTCCTTGGAAACAATTATCTGAAAAAGTGAAAGAGGTCATTTTATATGGAGATGAGTCCATTCAAATCGACTATGACTTCAGAGGTGCAAATTCGCATTATGAATTTTCCAGAAATTTTGAAGGAGTAATTCCAAATCTTAAACGAAGGTACAAAGAAACAAAATCTGATTCAATGAGACAATGGTTTGAGACTTTTATGACAAACCATGAATGTGAGGTTTGTCATGGGAAAAGGCTACGACCAGAAGCCCTAGCGGTTAAGGTAAATGGAATCGGAATCGACCAATATACCGGTTTCAGTATTACGAAAGCCTTAGAGTTTACAAAAACTTCAGAGTGGAAGGGTGCAGATGAGATCATTTCAAAGCCTATTTTAAAAGAGATTTTGCAAAGATTGAGTTTTTTACATGATGTTGGCGTCGGTTATTTAAATCTAAGTCGCTCCGCAGGTACGTTGTCAGGCGGTGAGATGCAGAGGATTAGGCTCGCGACTCAAATTGGATCTCGCCTGATGGGTGTCTTATACATTTTAGATGAGCCTTCCATTGGCCTACACCAGAGAGATAATTCAAAATTGGTTTCCACCCTAAAAGGACTTAGGAATTTGGGGAATACCGTACTCGTAGTTGAGCATGACAAAGAGACTATGGAAGAGGCTGATTATATCATCGATATGGGACCTGGTGCTGGTGTGCATGGTGGTGAAATCGTATCCTTTGGTACACCAGATGAAATAAAGAAAAATCCTAAATCCGTCACTGGTAAGTATCTGACTGGCGAAAAAAGGATTTTGATGCCAGAATCCAGGCGAGAAGGCAATGGCAAAAAGCTACAGATCTTAGGTGCACATCATAATAATCTAAAAAATATCAGTGTCACTATCCCTTTGGGTACAATGACTGTAGTGACTGGGGTTTCGGGCTCAGGTAAGTCAACACTTATCAATGAAATTCTATATAAAGAATTGGCTAGTTCTCTTCTTGGTACAAAGCTAGTCCCGGGAAAACACAAAAAGATTACAGGAAAAGAAAACATTGATAAGGTGATCAATATAGACCAATCTCCCATTGGAAGGACACCACGTTCTAACCCTGCTACCTACACAGGTCTATTTACATTCGTTAGGGAATTATTCAGTGGATTGGAAGAAGCGAAAGTTAGAGGCTATGGTCCTGGTCGATTTAGCTTCAATGTTGCTGGGGGTAGATGTGAAAAATGCGAAGGAGACGGAATTCTAAAAATTGAAATGCATTTTCTTCCTGATGTCTATGTTGAATGTGAAGTTTGCAAAGGAAAACGCTATAACCGAGAAACCTTAGAAGTAAAATATAAAAACAAAAATATTTCTGATGTTTTAGATATGACAATCGAAGATGCCGCAGTTTTTTTTGAAAATATTCCTAGCATCAAACGAAAGTTGGAAACACTTTTGGATGTAGGGCTAGGATATATCAAACTCGGTCAGGCGGCCACAACCTTCTCTGGAGGCGAAGCGCAAAGGATTAAACTATCTACTGAACTATCCAAACGCCCTACAGGAAAGACTTTATATATTTTAGATGAGCCAACTACGGGACTTCATTTCGATGACATTCAAAAATTGCTGCAAGTATTACAAACGTTGGTAGATAAAGGCAATTCTATGGTCATCATCGAACACAACTTAGATGTGATAAAAGCATGTGACTATATCATTGATATTGGACCTGAGGGTGGTGACGGCGGTGGCGAGGTGATTGCAACTGGAACTCCAGAAGAAGTTGCAGAAGTTAAAACCTCTTTCACAGGGAAGTATCTTAAGAAAGTTTTACAAGAAGAGAAGACCTTTGACCAAAAATGGAAAAAAGCAAAGAAGTGA
- a CDS encoding S49 family peptidase: MRKFQGKPSNPNRIEFLHLFQILYHQNHIQEIKISLPPIRWTLADVWEVREEIVRLKVEKQIRFFGFAKEGGLASLLLLSACDEVYLNENAEFQLSLPSAEPSFYGDFLKTWGIEIEAFASGPFKSFAESFTRNSFSKEAKQNISQLIEELQSKILKALQEKISNHESIFYQPFLSASSLLACGFANGIAKEEDFFSEEKPFTDESALPRWKAASDFRFFPKRRAFLSIVPLEGGITAGDFQEENRELGKISAYPSIKLLQSLREDANVKAVILEIDSPGGSAFHSELLYQEIKQLREKKPVFAYFRNTAASGGYYIASATEAIYASPICITGSIGAVSIRANIKKLYNKFKIKKEPIGFYPFREIHSEYTPLTTKSKQLLHEEIRRVELQFYNRVKEGRGFTDADLKSLGGGRVYLPKKENKVVDELGGIFQLIQTIKTKLGTERMFISYELPIYHIRSEIPLLGRFFRNQRHLQESFQFLESHLLNRVLYYLPIRIQY, from the coding sequence GTGCGCAAATTCCAAGGCAAACCTAGCAATCCCAACCGTATCGAATTTTTACATCTGTTTCAAATCTTATACCATCAAAACCATATCCAAGAGATCAAAATTTCTTTGCCGCCAATCCGCTGGACTTTAGCCGATGTTTGGGAAGTAAGAGAAGAAATTGTTAGATTGAAAGTCGAAAAACAAATCCGGTTCTTTGGTTTCGCCAAAGAAGGTGGACTGGCAAGTCTTTTACTTCTTTCTGCCTGCGATGAAGTGTATCTAAATGAGAATGCCGAATTTCAGCTATCCCTTCCCTCCGCCGAACCTTCCTTTTACGGTGATTTTTTAAAGACATGGGGTATTGAAATAGAAGCATTTGCAAGTGGGCCATTTAAGTCATTTGCGGAAAGTTTTACTAGAAACTCATTCAGTAAAGAAGCAAAACAGAACATTTCTCAGCTCATAGAAGAGCTGCAGTCAAAGATTCTCAAGGCATTGCAAGAAAAGATATCAAACCATGAATCTATCTTTTACCAACCATTTTTATCTGCCTCAAGTCTTCTTGCTTGTGGATTTGCAAATGGGATCGCAAAGGAAGAAGACTTCTTTTCTGAGGAGAAGCCTTTCACCGATGAAAGTGCCCTCCCTCGATGGAAAGCCGCAAGTGACTTCCGATTTTTCCCGAAACGAAGAGCTTTCCTTAGCATTGTCCCTTTAGAAGGAGGGATAACCGCTGGAGACTTCCAAGAGGAAAATCGTGAGCTTGGAAAGATTAGTGCATATCCGAGCATCAAACTTCTGCAGTCACTCAGGGAAGATGCAAATGTGAAAGCGGTAATCTTAGAGATTGATAGCCCAGGTGGTTCTGCCTTTCACTCTGAGCTTCTCTACCAAGAGATCAAACAACTCAGAGAAAAAAAGCCCGTCTTTGCCTACTTTCGCAATACAGCCGCAAGTGGAGGATACTACATAGCCTCGGCGACGGAAGCGATTTATGCCTCCCCAATATGCATTACGGGTTCCATTGGTGCAGTTTCCATAAGAGCCAACATAAAAAAATTGTACAACAAATTCAAAATCAAAAAAGAACCCATAGGATTTTACCCATTCCGTGAGATCCATTCGGAATACACTCCCTTAACAACAAAGTCCAAACAACTCCTACACGAGGAAATCCGAAGGGTGGAGTTACAGTTTTATAATCGTGTGAAAGAAGGTCGAGGATTCACAGATGCTGACCTAAAATCTTTAGGTGGTGGCAGGGTTTACTTACCCAAAAAAGAAAATAAGGTCGTAGATGAACTGGGAGGTATCTTTCAGTTGATCCAAACCATTAAGACAAAGCTAGGAACAGAAAGAATGTTTATCTCTTATGAATTACCGATTTACCATATACGTTCCGAAATTCCCTTACTCGGTCGTTTTTTCCGTAACCAGAGGCATTTGCAAGAGAGCTTCCAATTCCTGGAATCGCATTTATTGAATCGGGTTTTGTATTATTTGCCAATCCGTATACAATACTAA
- a CDS encoding L-threonylcarbamoyladenylate synthase — translation MKTLITEDPVPLGQLIREGGLVVFPTETVFGIGADSTQASACAKIYEIKKRPKDNPLIAHFRHWSAIEEYCEIPKIAKQLFQKFSPGPLALVLPTKEKPIFTCGLPSLAVRIPNHAGALSLLEAAKVPISAPSANLSGRPSLTRIEDVIREFDGKVEGILLGEIPEIGIESTVLDLTSEHPVLLRPGMLSVERIENYLKTEGIVSKINQIEGTSLQPLSPGMKYRHYAPDAQVILLPKDAFLEFQSKGETNDLFLGFHISSPKKGDVLLENNNDYMKKLYSTLVDADLLGKKRVICEMPKPDEYAKAILNRITKAIARS, via the coding sequence ATGAAGACCCTCATCACTGAAGATCCAGTTCCTCTGGGACAGCTGATCCGAGAGGGGGGCTTGGTAGTCTTTCCAACTGAAACCGTCTTTGGCATTGGCGCCGATAGCACTCAAGCTTCCGCCTGTGCCAAGATCTATGAAATCAAAAAACGCCCTAAAGACAACCCTCTCATCGCCCATTTTCGGCATTGGTCAGCTATAGAAGAATATTGCGAAATTCCGAAAATCGCCAAACAACTGTTCCAGAAATTTAGTCCAGGGCCCTTGGCACTTGTTTTACCGACCAAAGAAAAACCCATTTTTACTTGTGGACTTCCAAGCCTTGCTGTTCGGATCCCAAACCATGCAGGGGCACTTTCGCTTTTAGAAGCAGCAAAGGTCCCCATCTCTGCGCCCTCTGCGAACCTAAGTGGGAGGCCCAGTTTGACTAGGATTGAGGATGTGATTCGGGAATTTGATGGTAAGGTGGAGGGAATTTTATTAGGCGAGATCCCAGAGATCGGAATTGAATCCACAGTGCTCGACCTAACTTCCGAACATCCCGTACTTCTGAGGCCAGGAATGCTGAGTGTAGAAAGGATAGAAAATTATCTAAAGACAGAAGGGATAGTATCCAAAATCAACCAAATAGAGGGAACTTCTTTGCAACCATTAAGCCCAGGTATGAAGTATAGGCATTATGCTCCAGATGCGCAGGTAATCCTTCTTCCCAAGGATGCCTTCCTTGAGTTTCAATCTAAAGGTGAGACGAACGATCTATTCCTCGGTTTTCATATCTCAAGTCCAAAGAAAGGTGATGTTTTATTAGAGAATAACAATGATTATATGAAAAAACTCTATAGTACTTTGGTTGATGCAGATTTGCTTGGAAAAAAAAGAGTTATATGTGAAATGCCCAAACCGGATGAATATGCAAAAGCAATATTGAATCGAATTACCAAGGCTATCGCCAGATCATAG
- a CDS encoding glycosyl hydrolase family 18 protein, with protein MSENSPIETKKTLSPRAKYTFLFASWVFLSAFSFYLGMNLMSNRDSESIQLKNVSASAKEALEQVEKEVNPSSLDETKEPSQTTVQEEADKAPEFLAKEDVSFRASAWSTDWSAMRKTVHLYNEIHPFIYTMRGGLSNNGELISSWSQTARKERVQEMRQINPKVKIIPTIFRWENPKEKINENIGMGGRTDIRDHHIQVIVNEVETYGYDGIDIDYEGMSCEKKEKFEEFFVLLAKELHKRRKLISVAVHPKTPSDKKKELRCKGLSKAIEMDFRENWRGPTTHDYAFLAKHADRVKIMAYELHPRKYHNPGPGPQAPNVWLKEIISYAKKRVPTEKLYMAIPTYGYDWALNCKASAKAVYHSDVIRIRSGAHKKHQPTDINQILLTENKVANWRNLSKFADIHKNRAYEDPTLWYSSGGCDRVAFYMNRKAFEEKMTLLRKYDLGGFSFWQLVTDNDPEINDYLALLVQGKLPAVEKVKEVEVEETAKPEEKKTSLKLSTNKEKTKKVSL; from the coding sequence ATGTCTGAAAACAGCCCAATCGAGACCAAAAAAACACTTTCTCCCAGAGCGAAGTATACCTTCCTATTTGCTAGCTGGGTTTTTTTATCCGCTTTCTCCTTTTATCTCGGCATGAATCTGATGTCCAACCGAGATTCCGAATCCATCCAATTGAAAAATGTTTCTGCTAGTGCAAAGGAAGCACTGGAACAGGTAGAAAAGGAAGTGAATCCATCTAGCCTTGATGAAACAAAAGAACCTTCCCAAACCACCGTGCAAGAAGAAGCAGACAAGGCTCCAGAGTTTCTAGCCAAAGAGGATGTGAGTTTCCGTGCCTCAGCCTGGTCAACAGACTGGTCTGCCATGAGAAAAACGGTGCACCTATACAATGAAATCCACCCCTTCATTTATACGATGCGTGGTGGGCTCTCCAACAATGGGGAATTGATTTCCTCTTGGTCACAAACCGCAAGGAAGGAACGAGTCCAAGAGATGCGACAAATCAATCCTAAAGTGAAGATCATTCCCACGATCTTTCGTTGGGAAAACCCAAAAGAAAAGATAAACGAAAACATAGGAATGGGTGGGCGAACGGACATCCGTGACCACCACATCCAGGTGATTGTAAACGAGGTAGAAACCTACGGATACGATGGAATTGACATCGACTACGAAGGCATGAGTTGCGAAAAGAAAGAAAAGTTTGAAGAGTTCTTTGTTTTACTCGCAAAGGAATTGCATAAACGTCGAAAACTCATCTCCGTTGCCGTTCACCCCAAGACTCCGAGCGACAAGAAAAAAGAACTCCGATGCAAAGGGCTTTCCAAGGCCATCGAAATGGATTTCCGTGAAAATTGGCGTGGACCTACGACTCATGACTATGCCTTCTTGGCTAAGCACGCTGATCGAGTTAAGATCATGGCTTATGAGCTCCACCCAAGGAAGTACCATAACCCAGGCCCTGGCCCACAAGCACCAAATGTTTGGTTGAAAGAGATCATCTCCTATGCCAAAAAACGAGTTCCCACAGAAAAATTGTACATGGCCATTCCAACCTATGGTTATGATTGGGCTTTGAATTGTAAGGCCTCAGCAAAGGCTGTTTACCACTCGGATGTGATTCGCATCAGAAGTGGCGCCCATAAAAAGCACCAACCCACAGATATCAACCAAATCCTTTTGACCGAGAACAAAGTAGCCAATTGGAGAAACCTCTCCAAATTCGCGGATATACATAAAAACCGCGCCTATGAAGATCCGACACTCTGGTATTCAAGTGGTGGTTGCGACCGAGTTGCTTTTTACATGAACCGTAAGGCCTTTGAAGAGAAGATGACTCTCCTTCGTAAGTATGACTTAGGTGGTTTCTCTTTTTGGCAACTCGTAACTGACAATGATCCTGAAATCAATGATTACCTTGCTCTCTTAGTCCAAGGAAAGCTCCCTGCCGTTGAAAAGGTTAAGGAAGTGGAAGTTGAAGAGACGGCAAAACCAGAAGAAAAAAAGACAAGCTTAAAGCTTTCTACTAACAAGGAAAAGACGAAAAAAGTCTCTTTATAA